One genomic segment of Ictalurus punctatus breed USDA103 chromosome 12, Coco_2.0, whole genome shotgun sequence includes these proteins:
- the LOC108272484 gene encoding interferon-induced very large GTPase 1, with product MAQPESRVNFVLFGNTSAVHFGPENVLLGQDLPIVNNTEFSQIVPVSRMVSGRNVSVINILGLEETEFSQHIMHQFISRLVKENEIHAFIFVLQLNRLTDTNKLGLEWLKNTFGEDALSFVMILFTYEREEECDTIVDDLKKNSVLEQLTRQCGGRYHTCSKSMNNQSELRPLLGKIDRLTSDNNQRCYTVEIYNTAFTQQTAFNRLLLQEDMDIKENLTNQPKEKTPELNAADCRPDIPEELKELFSRVLGNHNQIIKPADILQITKLSLQYQESSLHLAFLQKLLMVNYKARYISVDKQTSEEDDVSPEPVDDDQKNTLSFFLDTDFASTSDLAKKQIVHPMDVQMAVFHCSDHFLKQLIMNKLAQCQYALPLLVPNPFTREIEFPLWTFRQIRKSWKTTDSSGKVINKTMSISEAETPMVAFFRFGYVSSSKSQLMNNLINKKHDTFFHWDCPGSSSNRLLMDGVVEIAWYYPSGKDYFPDCVAFCNLHGDAETNQEQLEILTEMSSVNVVLFSEQKNIKNNIVLGNLYESQKPLICLVTNSNSHVTQLKNLKFRIGLKQRNQSDISEDLMNTLKKCFKQKHTKFRLENVGRSRKIRTDEKDDECQKGKKAAIQIVQLLYGMQLSKMKETYLPCQGKLWHDWCQKNKELHRLQGKNIEMKMCEKQTEMKTIRKQQHECGVTNLMEMFIHTLNSSEASDKDYFLKWLEILLDNYTTDELSGLSQLQLISKQFKAAAFGLEHILREMSQIYESFISVQTHKKGSLREDFYCLPKLGANVMLSGYPLELMDGDAAHVPLTWVSAVLEELVKILGDKRVFVLSVLGIQSSGKSTMLNAMFGLQFAVSAGRCTRGAFMQLVRVSEEMKEELKFDYILIVDTEGLKAVELAGETTIHHDNELATFVVGLGNLTLINIFGENPAEMQDILQIVVQAFLRMKKVRLNPRCMFVHQNVSDITAGEKTMEGRRCLQEKLDDMTKLAAIEEDCDAQRFSDIIAFDIQNDVRYFAHIWEGDPPMAPPNPSYSENIDELKRNVFSNIKTNVMCLSQFKSHLNNLWNALLNENFVFSFKNSLEIAVYRKLENEYCKWTWNLRSAMLVIENKLLNRVNNERQPKIEENDIVAGMKDIKLFVEIAIKEFFEEDKDKETLIQWREKYERKILDLNSDLVKGTKRKLDKVAHLKIAREKIDQEKTVREKKLYKQSKDLAIILKSKETDEETLRADFEDVWDKWVTEVTKDVPSIDNIDIWGDVAQTLSESYEVNFVCERQNKAAYKKIDSIGDYSDYIILNKQQEPHQQAVEHVEEEDQIPGAHGHTVRDIPSEENCRTTILTSEDNHLFSALIGRLIKDTEQEIQKKPIAEQGYSQSYIPEIITSIKNQVRVNQTNTSKYTLKKEFTVDLCLHVCSFAANKFSDLHNKFKNANDVGVYLEKQKPQYFNIFQNYYNGATSTTVFGELIVDKLEPSILQAAYDQTAIDVAEKMKRDVPAFSGNRSNLEKHILTALAEEENFENYIEYLHKPKEHFNHFITNEVNKYLLEDKCQEVLETVKANIKSKGKCVMDAVNKATEDVNKRNGNIDMWLEYFSKELQDELQFKEESCPEQKEITDLGFLQEVVQKGLTDTVAKLCSEVKTISDLKQEIFRKKPQKVLIEHLCQCCWVQCPFCNAICTNTMEDHDGDHRVRFHRNCGINGWSFMFTENLGVDFCTTAVSSNLFFRTSEGVFTFKEYRKAGGEYAKWNISPDTSEVPYWKWFVCRFQEDLEKHYKRKFTGNGEIPLEWRDITKDRAIESLNEL from the exons ATGG CCCAACCGGAGTCCAGAGTCAATTTTGTGCTGTTTGGAAACACCTCTGCAGTCCACTTTGGACCTGAAAATGTACTACTTGGACAAGACCTACCCATTGTAAACAACACAGAGTTCTCTCAGATTGTCCCTGTATCAAGAATGGTATCAGGACgtaatgtttctgtcatcaataTCCTTGGCTTGGAAGAGACTGAATTCTCTCAACACATCATGCATCAGTTCATTAGTAGActtgttaaagaaaatgaaatccaTGCTTTCATCTTTGTGCTTCAACTGAACCGGTTAACAGACACTAATAAATTGGGACTAGAATGGCTGAAAAACACATTTGGAGAAGATGCTCTTTCTTTTGTGATGATTCTATTCACTtatgagagagaggaggagtgtGACACCATTGTAGATGACTTGAAGAAAAACAGTGTTCTAGAGCAACTGACACGGCAATGTGGAGGCAGGTACCACACATGCAGCAAGAGCATgaacaaccaatcagaattgagaccACTGCTAGGGAAGATTGACCGCCTCACCTCTGATAATAATCAGCGCTGCTACACTGTTGAGATCTACAACACAGCCTTCACTCAGCAAACAg CATTTAATAGGCTTCTGCTACAAGAAGATATGGATATCAAAGAGAATCTAACCAATCAGCCTAAA gAAAAAACACCAGAGCTTAATGCAGCAGATTGCAGACCAGATATTCCTGAAGAATTGAAGGAACTATTTTCAAGAGTATTAGGAAATCACaatcaaataataaaacctGCAGATATTCTTCAAATAACAAAACTATCATTACAGTACCAAGAATCTTCATTACATTTAGCTTTCCTACAAAAGCTGCTGATGGTGAACTACAAGGCAAGGTACATTTCAGTTGATAAACAAACCAGTGAAGAGGATGACGTTTCACCAGAACCAGTGGATGATGATCAGAAGAACACTTTGTCATTTTTTCTTGACACAGACTTCGCATCAACTTCTGATCTTGCAAAAAAACAGATTGTTCACCCCATGGATGTCCAGATGGCAGTGTTTCACTGCTCAGATCATTTCCTAAAGCAGCTAATAATGAATAAACTGGCTCAGTGTCAGTACGCTCTGCCTCTGCTGGTGCCCAATCCCTTCACCAGAGAGATCGAGTTTCCTCTGTGGACCTTTCGCCAAATCAGAAAGAGCTGGAAGACCACAGACTCCTCTGGTAAAGTTATCAACAAAACCATGTCGATTTCTGAGGCAGAAACTCCAATGGTGGCATTTTTCAGGTTCGGTTATGTATCTTCATCCAAGTCTCAGCTGATGAATAACTTGATCAATAAGAAACATGACACATTCTTCCACTGGGACTGCCCAGGAAGCAGCAGTAACCGGCTCCTGATGGATGGAGTGGTGGAGATCGCTTGGTACTACCCATCTGGGAAGGATTATTTCCCTGACTGTGTTGCATTCTGTAATCTCCATGGTGATGCAGAAACTAATCAAGAGCAACTGGAAATCCTGACTGAAATGTCCTCAGTGaatgttgtacttttttctgaacaaaaaaacatcaaaaataaCATAGTACTGGGAAATCTTTATGAAAGCCAAAAGCCACTAATTTGCTTAGTCACCAACAGTAATTCACATGTAACTCAGttaaaaaatctgaaattcaGAATTGGTCTTAAACAGAGAAATCAGTCAGATATATCTGAAGATCTCATGAACACCCTCAAAAagtgttttaaacaaaaacacacaaaattcaGACTTGAAAATGTGGGTAGAAGCAGGAAGATCAGAACAGATGAGAAAGATGATGAATGtcagaaggggaaaaaagcagcTATCCAAATTGTACAGTTATTGTATGGAATGCAACTGTCCAAAATGAAGGAAACATATCTGCCCTGTCAGGGAAAACTGTGGCATGACTGGTGCCAGAAAAACAAGGAATTACATCGACTTCAAGGAAAAAACatagaaatgaaaatgtgtgaaaaacaaactgaaatgaAGACGATTCGTAAGCAACAGCATGAGTGTGGAGTCACAAACCTGATGGAGATGTTCATTCACACACTGAATTCATCAGAAGCAAGCGATAAAGACTATTTTCTGAAATGGCTTGAAATCCTTCTTGACAACTACACCACTGATGAGCTCTCTGGACTTTCACAACTTCAGCTCATATCAAAACAGTTCAAGGCTGCAGCCTTTGGTTTGGAACATATCCTCAGGGAGATGAGTCAGATATATGAGTCTTTTATTTctgtacaaacacacaagaAAGGATCTTTAAGAGAAGATTTCTACTGTCTTCCTAAGCTTGGAGCAAATGTCATGCTCTCGGGATACCCACTGGAGCTGATGGATGGAGATGCTGCTCATGTTCCTCTGACCTGGGTTTCAGCAGTTCTAGAAGAACTTGTGAAGATACTGGGAGACAAGAGAGTGTTTGTGCTGTCAGTTCTGGGGATTCAGAGCTCTGGGAAATCCACCATGCTGAATGCCATGTTTGGTCTCCAGTTTGCTGTCAGTGCTGGAAGGTGCACCAGAGGAGCCTTCATGCAGCTGGTCAGAGTGTCAGAGGAGATGAAGGAAGAGCTGAAGTTTGACTACATTCTAATTGTTGACACTGAAGGTCTTAAAGCCGTAGAGCTGGCTGGGGAGACAACCATACATCATGACAATGAACTTGCTACATTCGTTGTTGGTCTTGGAAACCTGACCTTGATCAACATCTTTGGAGAGAACCCTGCTGAGATGCAGGATATTCTTCAGATTGTTGTTCAGGCCTTCCTGAGAATGAAGAAGGTCAGACTGAATCCCAGATGCATGTTTGTCCATCAGAatgtcagtgacatcactgctGGAGAAAAAACTATGGAAGGAAGGAGATGCTTACAGGAAAAACTGGATGACATGACCAAGCTAGCAGCTATAGAAGAAGACTGTGATGCTCAGCGTTTTAGTGATATCATTGCATTTGATATACAAAATGATGTTAGGTACTTTGCACATATCTGGGAGGGCGATCCACCGATGGCACCACCAAACCCATCATACAGTGAAAATATTGATGAGCTGAAGAGAAATGTCTTTTCAAACATCAAGACAAATGTAATGTGTCTTTCTCAATTCAAATCTCATTTAAACAATTTATGGAATGCACTGCTGAATGAAAACTTTGTGTTTAGCTTCAAAAACTCTTTAGAGATTGCAGTGTACAGAAAACTAGAGAATGAATATTGTAAATGGACCTGGAACCTTAGGAGTGCCATGTTGGTAATTGAGAACAAACTGCTTAACAGAGTCAACAATGAAAGGCAACCAAAGATTGAGGAAAATGACATAGTGGCAGGCATGAAAGACATAAAGTTGTTTGTGGAAATAGCAATCAAGGAGTTCTTTGAAgaagacaaagacaaagaaactTTGATCCAATGGCGAGAAAAATATGAGAGAAAAATTTTGGATCTTAACAGTGACCTTGTAAAAGGAACAAAGAGAAAGTTAGATAAAGTTGCACACCTGAAAATTGCAAGAGAAAAGATAGACCAGGAAAAGACTGTGAGGGAAAAGAAGCTTTATAAACAGAGCAAAGACCTAGCAATCATTTTGAAAAGTAAAGAAACTGATGAAGAAACACTCAGGGCAGATTTTGAAGATGTCTGGGACAAGTGGGTCACTGAGGTGACAAAAGATGTACCTTCAATTGACAACATCGATATATGGGGAGATGTAGCACAGACACTCTCAGAAAGTTATGAGGTAAACTTTGTCTGTGAGCGACAGAATAAGGCTGCATACAAAAAGATTGACTCCATAGGAGATTACTCTGACTACATTAttctaaacaaacaacaagagCCTCATCAACAGGCAGTGGAACATGTGGAGGAAGAAGATCAAATCCCTGGGGCACATGGTCATACAGTTAGAGACATTCCATCTGAGGAGAACTGCAGAACCACTATTCTAACCTCTGAGGATAACCACTTATTTAGTGCACTGATTGGAAGATTGATCAAAGACACTGAACAAGAAATTCAGAAGAAACCTATTGCAGAACAGGGATACAGTCAGAGCTACATCCCAGAAATAATAACCTCCATCAAAAACCAAGTAAGAGTAAACCAAACGAATACCTCCAAATATACACTTAAGAAGGAATTCACAGTGGATCTATGCCTCCATGTGTGCAGCTTTGCAGCTAACAAATTCAGTGACCTTCACAACAAATTCAAAAACGCAAATGATGTAGGAGTATACCTGGAGAAACAGAAACCTCAGTACTTCAACATCTTCCAAAACTACTACAATGGTGCGACCTCCACAACAGTGTTTGGTGAATTAATTGTGGATAAACTTGAGCCGTCTATACTGCAGGCAGCGTACGACCAAACTGCCATTGATGTAGCTGAGAAAATGAAACGTGATGTTCCAGCATTCAGTGGAAACAGGTCAAATCTGGAAAAACACATTCTAACAGCACTAGCGGAAGAAGAAAACTTTGAGAACTATATTGAATACCTTCACAAGCCCaaagaacattttaatcattttattaccaacgaagtaaataaatacttgCTTGAAGACAAATGTCAGGAGGTTCTGGAAACTGTCAAAGCTAACATAAAGTCAAAGGGAAAGTGTGTGATGGACGCCGTCAATAAAGCAACAGAAGACGTCAATAAAAGAAATGGAAACATCGACATGTGGCTGGAGTACTTCTCCAAAGAGCTACAAGATGAGCTTCAGTTTAAAGAAGAATCATGTCCAGAGCAGAAAGAAATTACAGACCTTGGCTTTCTTCAAGAGGTTGTACAGAAGGGCCTGACTGACACCGTGGCAAAGTTATGCAGTGAAGTCAAAACCATTTCTGACCTCAAACAGGAAATATTCAGGAAGAAACCACAGAAGGTtctgattgaacatctctgtcAGTGCTGCTGGGTTCAGTGTCCATTCTGTAATGCCATCTGTACCAACACAATGGAGGATCATGATGGAGATCACCGTGTCCGTTTCCATCGCAACTGTGGAATCAATGGATGGTCTTTCATGTTTACAGAAAATCTTGGAGTTGATTTCTGCACAACTGCTGTTTCAAGTAACTTGTTTTTCCGTACATCTGAGGGTGTGTTTACTTTTAAAGAGTACAGAAAAGCAGGCGGAGAATATGCCAAGTGGAACATCAGCCCTGACACGTCTGAGGTGCCCTACTGGAAGTGGTTTGTGTGCAGGTTCCAAGAAGATCTGGAAAAGCACTACAAGAGAAAATTCACAGGGAATGGAGAGATTCCTCTTGAATGGAGAGATATCACTAAAGATAGAGCCATTGAAAGCTTAAATGAGTTGTAA